A region of Ictidomys tridecemlineatus isolate mIctTri1 chromosome 4, mIctTri1.hap1, whole genome shotgun sequence DNA encodes the following proteins:
- the LOC101975239 gene encoding olfactory receptor 5P55: protein MMENCTQVTRFLLLGLTEQEGLRGILFVLFLLIYSVTLIGNLGMIILIHTNPQLHTPMYFFLSVLSFIDSSFSTVDTPRLLESFLISSQSISFAGCVVQMALMTLHGTAECLLLAIMAYDRFTAICHPLLYHTIMSQRLCVLLVVSTYTASVANSALLTRHIFKLPYCGPNVINHYFCDIPPVLHLAVSYAYILVTICRMNSLEAQSKAFSTCASHLTVICLFYGTTTFMYAQPNSPNSMDQNKVVSVFYTVAIPMLNPLIYSLRNKDVKAALKRRCSGKLPL from the exons ATGATGGAGAACTGCACCCAAGTCACCCGATTCCTGCTGCTGGGGCTCACAGAGCAGGAAGGGCTCCGGGGCATCCTCTTTGTGCTCTTCCTGCTCATCTACTCAGTTACCCTCATCGGAAACCTGGGCATGATCATCCTGATCCACACCAACCCACAGCTCCAcacgcccatgtacttcttcctgagCGTCCTCTCCTTCATAGACTCCTCCTTTTCCACCGTGGACACCCCCAGGCTGCTAGAGAGCTTCCTCATCTCAAGCCAGTCCATCTCCTTTGCAGGCTGTGTGGTCCAAATGGCTCTCATGACTCTCCATGGCACCGCTGAGTGTCTGCTCCTGGCCATCATGGCCTATGACCGATTCACTGCCATCTGCCACCCTCTCCTCTACCACACCATTATGTCCCAGCGTCTATGTGTCCTACTGGTGGTGTCCACCTATACTGCTTCTGTTGCCAATTCAGCTTTGCTAACGAGGCACATCTTTAAGCTGCCCTACTGTGGCCCCAATGTCATTAACCATTATTTCTGTGACATCCCCCCTGTGCTCCATCTGGC GGTCTCCTATGCCTACATCCTGGTGACCATCTGCAGGATGAATTCCCTGGAGGCACAGAGCAAAGCATTCTCCACCTGTGCCTCCCACCTCACCGTCATCTGCCTGTTCTATGGCACCACCACCTTCATGTATGCTCAGCCGAACTCTCCCAATTCCATGGACCAAAACAAGGTGGTGTCTGTCTTCTACACTGTGGCCATCCCCATGCTGAACCCTCtgatctacagcctgaggaacaaggacGTGAAAGCGGCTTTAAAGAGGAGATGTTCTGGCAAACTGCCTTTGTAA